The nucleotide sequence TGGCAGGATCCGGAGATTTGGAGGTATACAAGCGGATTAGATACTTGCATTCAGTTTCTCATGGTAGAAACTCTTATCTATATTCTATGTCACGAAAGGACTCAGATGCTACATtcgaagaaattgaagaggAAGTTCTCAATATCGGCGTGTCTGAAAGGCCAAAGAACATCGACTATGACAACCATTATGGGAAATTCATGGTCACTAACATGAGCTTAGGCTTTTTGTTCCTAGGGCTAGGTCACTATGCGTTAAGGACTGGAAACATAAAGGATTTATCGTATTTAATAATATCGGTTATTCCAACGTTTAGTGCTCCTTACTACctacaagaaacaaagtaTTTGTGGAGGTTAGCTATGAGTGAAAGATTTCTTTTGGTACGGGATGCTCTTACAGAGGAAATAATCAATGATGTCCCAATATTAATTACTAGCAATGATCATAAGGGTAATGAATTTACCCATGAGATGAAATCACCATGTCTCCTACCTGTTATAGAAGGGATTACTCGTATTCAAGTTCAATCCCCAATGTATTATCCTTTAAAATTGGAATTTGGTCCGAATAAACTCAATATTGATCgtttctttgaagatgGATGCTGCATTTTTGTTAAGAAGCGGTCCCTCAAACATACCACTGATATCGGAGagaaaaattcaaatcaTGAAGTAAGGGCAATGTACTACAAAACCCTATTGAAAGAGCACACTTCTAAGCCATtgctgaaaaaaaaatctaaagAGCCGAAAGAAAAGTCCTTTTATGAAGAGTTTTGTGATaaaaatgttgaagatttGGAGTTAGCATACTATGATAAACCTATACAAGATTTTGACTTAAATCTATTAAGCGGATTAGACTCTATGGATTTTGAGTTAGAGATATGGAGGAAACGCCATGATTTATAGATTATATTCTGAGAAATTTGAcaggtatatatataccaataTTTTAAGTTATAACGGATTGATTTATGTCAAACTTATTCATATTCTGTGTATATCATGGAAGTTTTTTTGGCTAGTAACAGCAACCACAAGTAGTGCTAATACTAACAGAAACTTTTCgatatgtatatacatgCTGCTGTTATAACATTAATATAGATTTTTGTTATATACTacttttgaatgaatttttttagttattATCACATGAAAGATCAAGTTTACCCAAAGGTTGTCCCATTTTAACCTTATCCCCAACATTTACGTTAAATTTAAAGCCTTTTGGAGCTTCAAAACATAGAACAACGGTAGATCCCAACATAAAACCTCCCATTTCCTCTCCCTTAATCAAAGGAACACCACCCAACACTTTACTAGCATTTTCGTAAGTTGCTTCGTAGCAAGTATGTGGTTTACAGTGTCTTTGTGTCTTTTCGTTGGTGACAAGCTCTTTGTCGAAATTCAATTTGATAGATCCGACATTAGTTGCACCAACAGGGGTCATGCTGAAGAAACCATGTTTCCAATGTCCCAATAATGCTACACGTTCATTTAGAACAAATAAATTTGGGAAGTTTCTCTGGAAGTATGGCGCTACTGAGAATAATTCACCGGGGAAATGACGGCGAAGTTTACAAACCCAGTTAACTGGGGAGTGGTAGTGATGGTAGTCACCTGGGGCTAAGTAAATGACCGCGAAATATAGTTGGGTATCTGTAGACGACATCTTTTGCTTCACGTAGTTTGGAGACAAATCACCTAATAGGGTCAACGTTTTTGAGGCGTTGTGATCAGTAATAGCTTgatttttctctcttttataACTGAAAGGTTGTAAGTGATCTTCATCTTGCGAACCTGGTGTATGGCCTATGATATCGTTAAGGCTATAAGGAATATTATTAATTCTTGCAAATTCTCTGTGACTTTTATCATTTTCGTCATCCTCCACTCTAGTCTTTTCACTGCTAGTATCAATGTTACTTTCGACAGAGTTGGCTGATGTAGAAGGGGTTAGTTGTTCTTCCGATTGGGTTCTTTGCATTAGTGGATGGCTATGGGTGCCCAAAAATTCTCTGACAGAATAATTGAGTCCCTTCACCTGTTCGATGTGACCAAATTGAGGGTCTATGGTACCAAACTGAAGTACCTTACCGTCGCTGGGACAAACAATAACGTTCTCGTCATAGTCGATGGGTCTTGTTTCTGGTTTGATAGTCCGGTAGAAGAATTGCGATAAGTTCTCATAGTGCGTTAGATCTGGATCTTCCATTTCCTCCAGGTTGGCATCGAACAATGTAGCATATAGTTTGTAACTCCAAGGTCTTACCCATACAGGAAGGTTTAATGAGTTTACCTGCCCCCAAAACCGTGATATGGCGTTCAACGGTAAAGTGCTATAGCAGAAAAACAACCAATTATTATTGAATATGCTAATTTTGTGTTTTCTCTTCCCATCTTGCTCCTCTCCGTCTTGCTCCTCTCCATCTGCCACCTCGAGTCTACGGAAATATCCTTGGTTTAGCAAGATACTACTAACGACTAATGTAACACCAGTAGCAACAACCCATTTCATCACTCTCTTTTTTGTATTCTCCGGCTTCACAATAGGCCCGTGAGACATAAACCGCTGGCTAAGTAACATCCTAGTCTTGTTACGCAAACGAAACCCACTCACACGCTGTGGAACCTGTGGCCACGACATCCTGGACATAGGTAGAGAAACGTTCTTCGAAATACCAATCATTTCTGGTTCTTCGTACACAAAACTCTTTCCTCTATGTCAAACTactaaaaataatatcTTCTAAGCCTCCAAAGACTTCTGTTGAATTTCAAACCAGTATATTAAACTTCCTGTCCCGTGCCTCTATCGTTTCAAATACCTGATATTCGTCTGTTATCCAAAACTTTCGAAACACTTTACTTCTATAGATCTATATGTTCGTTGTTATTCTACTAGAAATCAACATACTGTATTTATATAGATacaataaataatattgaatatttcaTATGAAGAACGAGCGATGAGGTGAAAAATGTGAAAAAAAGCAGAATGTAAAGAGATCTGCGATGAGACGCGATAAGGAAAAGGGAGGGGTGTAATATGTAGAAGAATGGTTTCTTGTTGATACGGGGGGTTGTGACTTGCTCGTGTGTTTGCTAGTGTGTGTGGCCCTGCAATTTTCAAGTGTTGATAAGTGATGCTTATTGGTGTATCTGGGACTTTGTATAGCGAAGTGGAAAATGTTTCGCGAGCATTGAAGGAGATTTATGGAGCAGACTGGCTCGACGAAGCTGAATGCGGTGACTGGGACGCGTTGTTGGATGTTGCGACCAAGAATTACACGCGCTCTTATGTTGTAAAGGGGATAAAGACAATGGAGACACTGGAAAAGCTTCGGAAACGGCCGTTTTTCGTTCACATTGCAGTGGATTGTCCTATTAAAAAGCGGCTGGAGAATTGCAGAAAGGAGCTGAAATGTGAGAGTCTGGAGGATGCTATATCGAGAATGGATTTGAGCGACTATTCGCGGATGGACTCGCTTGTTTCTGTGAATGAGCGGGCGTTAATTAAGGTTGTTGTTCACTCCGACGTTCAGTTCGACTTGTTAAAAACTCAACTGCAAGGGCAATTGAGCCCTGTTATAGACTCTGAATCAACTACTGCGCCGCTCAGACCCACCTGGGACACTTATTTTATGAAACTAGCAAATCTTGCGGCTTCCAGAGCCAACTGTATGAAACGTAGGGTCGGATGCGTTGTCGTTAGAGATTGCCGGGTTATCGCAACTGGTTATAATGGAACACCGAGAAGCATGACGAATTGTAATCAGGGTGGATGTCCTAGATGTAATGAAGGCGAGGACAACTCGCTGAGTGCGTGTTTATGCTTACatgcagaagaaaatgcGCTTTTGGAGGCCGGAAGAGATAGAGTCGGACCAAACGCTATTCTGTACTGCGATACCTGCCCATGCCTCACATGCTCTGTGAAAATCGTACAAACCGGTATCAAAGAAGTCGTTTACTCTCACTCTTACAGGATGGACGAGCAAAGTCTCCGCATTTTGAAGGATGGGAACGTGATAGTTAGACAACACAAGTTGGTCGACGAGCGCACCATAATTCATGTCGGAAGACAGGATGCTGCTGGACAGAAGTAGACTACTCGGGTCTTTGAATATTACTAAATGTTAGAGAACATATATACTCATAAATATACTTATAGGTTACAGTGTCCCTGAGTGGTAATTCCCTCAAACCTCTTTGAACTCATATGGACCTGGTCTTTGTTCACAGTCAAATGCGAACTCAACTAGCAGCTTCTCATCTTGGAACAGTTGACATTCAATCTTATCACCTGGGTGCAATTCGCCAACTCCAGCAGGGGTACCTGTCAAAACAATATCACCAGGTTCCAAAGAAATCATTGTAGAGATGTGCTGCAAAATTTTGTCCAGTGGGTTTAGCATCAATGAAGTGCTGTCGTTCTGTCTCAATTTACCATTGACAGAACATGAAAGTCTAAAGGAGTCCTGTAAGTTAGTCTTATTAAacaattgttcttttggaatAAAATAAGAAATAGGACAGAAGGTATCGAAACCTTTACCAATCGTCCATGGCAaacccttcttcttagccTCATCCTGAACATTTCTGGCAGTTAAATCAAGGGCTAAGGAGACACCTCTGATTGAGTCCCAAACTTGTTCTGGACCAAACTTTTCCTTAGATAAATTACTGAGTGGTTTATCAACGACTAAAGCCAATTCTACTTCATGATGGATAATAGTTCCCTTAGGAATGTAAATAGGACCTGGATTACTACCGTCTTCATTCAAGCCATTGAATGTGATCGGTGTAGCAGCGTCTGGACTCAATCTGGTCACTGATTCTGGTCCCATTGGTGTCACCACAGATGACGTTggtttcaagaagaaaaatggcTGCTTTGGAACGGCATTATTCAACTCTTTGATATGAGCTGCATAATTACGCCCAATGCATATGATCTTTCTTGCATCTTTCAAGTATTGGTATGACATGTCCTCAAATATTTAAGCTATTATATTTGCGATAGAATTCACATCTACTACCACTTCTGACTTGTTATTTTCATTGCGTTAATCTGGTAAAGTTCGAGGTAAATTGTTTAGTCATATCCATAGCGCACATAATTTATCTAAGATCTACAAAACAGATAAGTTGAAAGTGGAGCTGAGAGAAATAGAGAAAAAGGGAAAGCGTAAaaatagagagagaggaaaGCTTGTTGTTTGACGAATAAAATCGTGCGGTAAGTAGAAAACAAGTATTAAGAGTGTTTGTAGCAGGTTAATGGCTTTTTAACTCGTGTTTTTTCTGTCATTAAGAGGTGTTAGACATACATGTATATTAAATAGAAAATGCATATGTGTATCAGTTACAAAGGGAATAATTCTAAGACTAGGTCTACTCTTATTCCAGAATCAAAAGCAGAATGTGTGTTATAGTGCACAATTATTGTGTTTAATATATGGCATTATTATCACTTGTGAGGATTTGTTACGATTTGTGCATACTTGTTCAAGCGTCCGATTCGCCCATATCCTCGGATCTATGACTCAGTTCTCTTGGGTTAACAccatttctttgaatatattttgtatttAGCACAGTATGTTCCAGCATATCACAGAGCTGCAAAGCAGATTTCAAGTCCTGTGTTATAAGTGCTTGCTTCAAAGAGTTGATAAGTGAAGGGTTACCCATGGAATTATTGCTATGAGGAGAAATACCTGTTAAGGATGCCAAGCATGCCGTTAGATCGTTGTACTCCGATTCATAGAAGGACAAGTCTGCCTCTATCCTCTTGATGTACTCCTTCTTGCGTTTTCTAAATCTTGAGGCTGCgattctgtttctttccaaaaattcttGTCTCTTACGAGCTCTATCAGCTTCAGTATCACCTGCATCT is from Kluyveromyces marxianus DMKU3-1042 DNA, complete genome, chromosome 2 and encodes:
- the PSD1 gene encoding phosphatidylserine decarboxylase 1 encodes the protein MIGISKNVSLPMSRMSWPQVPQRVSGFRLRNKTRMLLSQRFMSHGPIVKPENTKKRVMKWVVATGVTLVVSSILLNQGYFRRLEVADGEEQDGEEQDGKRKHKISIFNNNWLFFCYSTLPLNAISRFWGQVNSLNLPVWVRPWSYKLYATLFDANLEEMEDPDLTHYENLSQFFYRTIKPETRPIDYDENVIVCPSDGKVLQFGTIDPQFGHIEQVKGLNYSVREFLGTHSHPLMQRTQSEEQLTPSTSANSVESNIDTSSEKTRVEDDENDKSHREFARINNIPYSLNDIIGHTPGSQDEDHLQPFSYKREKNQAITDHNASKTLTLLGDLSPNYVKQKMSSTDTQLYFAVIYLAPGDYHHYHSPVNWVCKLRRHFPGELFSVAPYFQRNFPNLFVLNERVALLGHWKHGFFSMTPVGATNVGSIKLNFDKELVTNEKTQRHCKPHTCYEATYENASKVLGGVPLIKGEEMGGFMLGSTVVLCFEAPKGFKFNVNVGDKVKMGQPLGKLDLSCDNN
- the FMP41 gene encoding Fmp41p — protein: MSYQYLKDARKIICIGRNYAAHIKELNNAVPKQPFFFLKPTSSVVTPMGPESVTRLSPDAATPITFNGLNEDGSNPGPIYIPKGTIIHHEVELALVVDKPLSNLSKEKFGPEQVWDSIRGVSLALDLTARNVQDEAKKKGLPWTIGKGFDTFCPISYFIPKEQLFNKTNLQDSFRLSCSVNGKLRQNDSTSLMLNPLDKILQHISTMISLEPGDIVLTGTPAGVGELHPGDKIECQLFQDEKLLVEFAFDCEQRPGPYEFKEV
- the DCD1 gene encoding deoxycytidine monophosphate deaminase, which codes for MLIGVSGTLYSEVENVSRALKEIYGADWLDEAECGDWDALLDVATKNYTRSYVVKGIKTMETLEKLRKRPFFVHIAVDCPIKKRLENCRKELKCESLEDAISRMDLSDYSRMDSLVSVNERALIKVVVHSDVQFDLLKTQLQGQLSPVIDSESTTAPLRPTWDTYFMKLANLAASRANCMKRRVGCVVVRDCRVIATGYNGTPRSMTNCNQGGCPRCNEGEDNSLSACLCLHAEENALLEAGRDRVGPNAILYCDTCPCLTCSVKIVQTGIKEVVYSHSYRMDEQSLRILKDGNVIVRQHKLVDERTIIHVGRQDAAGQK